Proteins from one Bradyrhizobium roseum genomic window:
- the uxuA gene encoding mannonate dehydratase, protein MLQGWRWYGPNDPVSLDDIRQAGATDVVTALHQVPIGEAWTRAAVEERKNLIENGQPGRSPLTWSVVESIPVPDDVKRLGGGATRSIEAWIASLEAVAASGIKIICYNFMPVVDWCRTDLEWELPNGAKAMRFDHERFAAFDLHILQRPEAPAEYSEAARQRAQEVFSKMTQADIDVLVTNIASALPGSTTDPLTIPQFRDRLQQYRGIDSSVLRKHLSEFLARVTPVAEALGVTLTLHPDDPPRPLFGLPRIASSAEDYQALFDAVPSKANGICFCTGSLGVRPQNDLPAMARRFAPRIAFAHLRATKREGDTLSFFESDHLDGDVDMIAVLKALLAENRKRSSAEQIVFRPDHGHRMLDDLAATKRTNPGYTAIGRLRGLAELRGAIRAIEHVN, encoded by the coding sequence ATGTTGCAGGGATGGCGGTGGTACGGGCCCAATGATCCCGTGTCGCTCGACGATATCCGCCAGGCCGGCGCCACCGACGTCGTGACGGCGCTGCACCAGGTGCCGATCGGCGAGGCATGGACCCGCGCCGCCGTCGAGGAGCGCAAGAATTTGATCGAGAACGGCCAGCCCGGCCGTTCGCCGTTAACCTGGTCGGTGGTGGAATCGATTCCGGTGCCCGACGACGTCAAACGGCTCGGCGGCGGCGCGACGCGTTCGATCGAGGCGTGGATCGCGAGCCTGGAGGCGGTGGCCGCGTCCGGCATCAAGATCATCTGCTACAATTTTATGCCGGTCGTCGACTGGTGCCGCACCGATCTCGAATGGGAATTGCCGAACGGCGCCAAGGCCATGCGCTTCGACCATGAGCGGTTCGCGGCGTTCGACCTGCACATTCTGCAGCGCCCCGAGGCGCCGGCCGAATATTCCGAAGCCGCGCGGCAGCGCGCGCAGGAAGTGTTCTCGAAGATGACGCAGGCCGATATCGACGTCCTCGTCACCAACATCGCCAGCGCGCTGCCGGGCTCCACCACCGATCCCCTGACCATCCCGCAATTCCGCGACCGCCTGCAGCAATATCGCGGCATCGATTCCAGCGTGCTGCGCAAGCATCTCAGCGAGTTCCTGGCGCGCGTGACGCCGGTCGCCGAGGCGCTCGGCGTGACGCTGACGCTGCATCCGGATGACCCGCCGCGGCCGCTGTTCGGCCTGCCGCGCATTGCCTCCTCGGCGGAGGATTATCAGGCGCTGTTCGACGCCGTGCCGTCGAAGGCCAACGGCATCTGCTTCTGCACCGGCTCGCTCGGCGTGCGCCCGCAAAACGATCTGCCCGCGATGGCCAGGCGCTTTGCGCCGCGCATTGCATTTGCGCATCTGCGCGCCACCAAGCGGGAAGGCGATACGCTGTCGTTCTTCGAGTCCGATCATCTCGACGGCGACGTCGACATGATCGCGGTGCTCAAGGCGTTGCTCGCGGAGAACCGAAAGCGCTCATCGGCCGAGCAGATCGTGTTCCGCCCCGATCACGGCCACCGCATGCTCGACGACCTCGCCGCCACCAAGCGCACCAACCCCGGCTACACCGCCATCGGCCGTCTCCGCGGCCTCGCCGAACTCCGCGGCGCGATACGGGCGATCGAGCACGTCAATTGA
- a CDS encoding L-idonate 5-dehydrogenase produces MTSMALAATLYGPEDLRMVERPLDPLASGMVRIRFGAGGICGSDMHYYRHARTGDFVVTSPLVLGHEIAGEVAEIAGSAAGLKVGDRVALNPSRWCGHCKPCRENRPNLCENIFFMGSASKTPHMQGGFASYFDAIPAQCVKIPDHVTYQAAALAEPLAVCLHAVARAGDVTGKRAVLFGAGPIGLLTMLAAQRAGIAESTVVDIAAAPLAFAKKLGATDVFDISGGEEALKAEAAAKPFDVAFEVSGTAAGLASAIGVVRRGGVVVQVGNLPGGQISVPANAVMAKEIDLRGSFRFGNEFFTAVDLIADGSVDVLSLVTAQRPLSVAPDAVRLALDRSQSVKVVLTA; encoded by the coding sequence ATGACATCGATGGCTTTGGCTGCAACGCTGTACGGCCCGGAAGACCTGCGCATGGTGGAGCGGCCGCTCGATCCGCTCGCGTCAGGCATGGTGCGGATTCGCTTCGGCGCCGGTGGCATCTGCGGCTCCGACATGCATTACTACCGCCACGCCCGCACCGGCGATTTCGTCGTGACGTCACCGCTCGTGCTCGGGCACGAAATCGCAGGCGAGGTAGCCGAGATTGCCGGCTCTGCAGCCGGCCTGAAGGTCGGCGACCGCGTCGCGCTCAATCCGTCGCGCTGGTGCGGCCACTGCAAGCCCTGCCGGGAGAACCGACCCAATCTTTGCGAAAACATCTTCTTTATGGGCTCGGCCTCGAAAACCCCGCACATGCAGGGCGGCTTTGCGTCGTACTTCGACGCCATTCCGGCGCAATGCGTGAAGATCCCCGACCATGTGACCTATCAGGCGGCGGCGCTCGCTGAACCGCTGGCGGTCTGCCTGCATGCGGTCGCCCGCGCCGGCGACGTCACCGGCAAGCGCGCCGTTTTGTTCGGCGCTGGTCCGATCGGCCTGCTGACGATGCTGGCGGCGCAGCGCGCCGGGATCGCCGAAAGCACCGTCGTCGATATCGCGGCGGCGCCGCTGGCGTTCGCCAAGAAGCTCGGCGCCACCGATGTTTTCGACATCTCCGGCGGTGAGGAGGCGTTGAAGGCGGAGGCGGCTGCAAAGCCGTTCGATGTCGCCTTTGAAGTTTCGGGCACGGCCGCCGGCCTCGCCAGCGCGATTGGCGTGGTCAGGCGCGGCGGTGTCGTGGTCCAGGTCGGCAATTTGCCGGGTGGGCAGATTTCCGTGCCGGCCAATGCGGTCATGGCCAAGGAGATCGACCTGCGCGGCTCATTCCGCTTCGGCAACGAGTTCTTTACCGCCGTCGACCTGATCGCCGACGGCAGCGTCGACGTGCTCTCGTTGGTGACGGCGCAGCGCCCGCTGTCGGTCGCGCCCGATGCGGTGCGGCTGGCACTCGACCGTTCGCAAAGCGTCAAGGTCGTGCTGACGGCGTGA
- a CDS encoding TRAP transporter large permease: MLLLLGGFLLLMLLGLPVALSMAVSSLVYILVTGITPDVTLAQRMIAGVESFPLLAVPFFILAGNLMNIAGVTGRIYKFAVALVGWMRGGLGHVNIVGSVIFSGMSGTAIADAAGLGTIEIKAMKDHGYSTEFAVGVTAASATLGPIIPPSLPFVIYGMMANVSIGALFLGGLIPGVVMTLAMMATVAYFAHKNGWGSDAPFSWPQLGSAALEIFIVLAFPLVVWLMVVGGMSVNMAVGIGLVALLALDWYFDFSAVMALMAPVILIGGMTLGWFTPTEAAVAAVIWSLFLGLVRYRSMTLQTVAKATFDTIETTASVLFIVTAASIFAWLLTVSQAAQTLTDVMLGITQNKWVFLLLANILILFVGCFIDTIAAITILVPILLPIVLKLGIDPIHFGLIMTLNLMIGLLHPPLGMVLFVLARVAKLSVERTTMAILPWLVPLLLALVAITYIPELTLWLPKYMGLSK, from the coding sequence ATGTTATTGTTGCTTGGGGGATTTCTGCTGCTGATGCTGCTCGGCCTGCCGGTCGCGCTATCGATGGCGGTTTCGTCTCTGGTGTACATTCTGGTCACCGGCATCACGCCCGATGTGACGCTGGCGCAGCGCATGATCGCGGGCGTCGAGAGCTTTCCGCTGCTCGCCGTGCCGTTCTTCATCCTGGCCGGCAATCTGATGAACATCGCGGGCGTGACGGGCCGCATCTACAAGTTCGCGGTCGCGCTGGTGGGCTGGATGCGCGGTGGCCTCGGCCACGTCAATATCGTGGGCTCCGTGATCTTTTCCGGCATGTCCGGCACGGCGATTGCCGACGCCGCGGGCCTCGGCACCATCGAAATTAAGGCGATGAAGGACCACGGCTACTCCACCGAGTTCGCCGTCGGCGTCACCGCGGCCTCCGCCACGCTCGGCCCGATCATCCCGCCGTCGCTGCCGTTCGTGATCTACGGCATGATGGCGAACGTCTCGATCGGCGCGCTATTCCTCGGCGGCCTCATTCCCGGCGTGGTCATGACCCTGGCCATGATGGCGACGGTGGCCTACTTCGCCCACAAGAACGGCTGGGGCAGCGACGCGCCGTTTTCCTGGCCGCAGCTCGGCTCGGCGGCGCTCGAAATCTTCATCGTGCTGGCGTTTCCGCTGGTGGTCTGGCTGATGGTCGTCGGCGGCATGTCGGTGAACATGGCGGTCGGCATCGGCCTCGTCGCGCTGCTGGCGCTCGACTGGTACTTTGATTTCTCCGCCGTGATGGCGCTGATGGCGCCGGTCATCCTGATCGGCGGCATGACGCTCGGCTGGTTCACGCCGACGGAAGCCGCGGTCGCCGCCGTGATCTGGTCGCTGTTCCTCGGGCTGGTCCGTTACCGCTCGATGACGCTGCAGACGGTGGCGAAGGCGACCTTCGACACCATCGAGACCACGGCCTCGGTGCTGTTCATCGTCACCGCGGCCTCGATCTTTGCCTGGCTGTTGACGGTGTCACAGGCGGCGCAGACGCTGACCGACGTCATGCTCGGGATCACCCAGAACAAGTGGGTGTTCCTGCTGCTGGCCAACATCCTGATCCTGTTCGTCGGCTGCTTCATCGACACCATCGCCGCGATTACGATTCTGGTGCCGATCCTGCTGCCGATCGTCCTGAAACTCGGGATCGACCCGATTCACTTCGGCCTGATCATGACGCTCAACCTGATGATCGGCCTGCTGCATCCGCCACTCGGCATGGTGCTGTTCGTGCTGGCGCGGGTGGCCAAACTCTCCGTCGAGCGCACGACGATGGCGATCCTGCCGTGGCTGGTGCCACTGCTGCTGGCGCTGGTCGCCATCACCTACATTCCCGAACTGACGCTCTGGCTGCCGAAATATATGGGGCTTTCAAAATGA
- a CDS encoding TRAP transporter small permease gives MSVEVHKQITADEIAHTFEDEVPKVADLSQYAAEDWLALAIFWIMALCVFLQFFTRYVLNDSYAWTEEIATYCLIGVVFIGSAMCVRLSRHIQVDLIYRYLSQTPARVLSTVIDLIRIAFFGYAIKLVWQFIQIIGDERMTTIKFQKGFVYYAVLLGFALMFARSIQIAVENWRRGYSILERPGAFDGTEG, from the coding sequence ATGTCGGTCGAAGTTCACAAGCAGATCACGGCGGACGAGATCGCGCACACCTTTGAGGACGAAGTCCCCAAGGTCGCCGATCTCAGCCAGTACGCCGCGGAAGACTGGCTCGCGCTGGCGATCTTCTGGATCATGGCGCTGTGCGTGTTCCTGCAGTTCTTCACCCGCTATGTCCTCAACGACAGCTACGCCTGGACCGAGGAGATTGCGACCTATTGCCTGATCGGCGTGGTGTTCATCGGATCTGCGATGTGCGTGCGGTTGTCGCGGCACATCCAGGTCGACCTGATCTACCGCTATCTCTCGCAAACCCCTGCGCGGGTGCTGTCGACAGTGATCGACCTGATCCGGATCGCGTTCTTCGGCTACGCGATCAAGCTGGTCTGGCAGTTCATCCAGATCATCGGCGACGAGCGGATGACGACGATCAAGTTTCAAAAGGGCTTTGTCTATTATGCCGTGCTGCTCGGCTTCGCGCTGATGTTTGCCCGCTCGATCCAGATCGCGGTCGAGAACTGGCGGCGGGGCTACTCGATCCTGGAACGCCCCGGTGCGTTCGACGGCACGGAAGGTTGA
- a CDS encoding sialic acid TRAP transporter substrate-binding protein SiaP, translating into MLKKLTIAFAVSAAALLAATSSGMAQTKLKWAHVYETSEPFHTASVWAAGEIGKRTNGRYAIDVYPASQLGKETDINQGLSLGSVDMIISGSSFAAKSFPPIGVTYYPYTFRDADHLLAYTKSDVFKELAKGYEDKTGHRILAVTYYGVRHTSSNKPIKTCADMKGLKIRVPDVPAYLAMPRACGANTAPIAFAEVYLALQNGTVEAQENPLTTIEAKKFFEVQKHIVLTGHIVDHLNTVVSSALWKKLSEEDRKIFTDVAQEAAAKATAEIKANEGKLVDFFKQKGLTVTEVNKDEFRDTVLKNVTFESFDYRKADWERIQAVK; encoded by the coding sequence ATGTTGAAGAAATTGACGATTGCGTTTGCGGTATCTGCCGCGGCGTTGCTGGCGGCGACCAGTTCAGGCATGGCGCAGACCAAGCTCAAATGGGCCCACGTCTACGAAACCTCGGAGCCGTTCCACACCGCTTCCGTCTGGGCCGCGGGCGAGATCGGCAAGCGCACCAATGGGCGCTATGCGATCGACGTCTATCCGGCGTCGCAGCTGGGCAAGGAAACCGACATCAACCAGGGGCTTTCGCTCGGCTCCGTCGACATGATCATTTCCGGCTCGAGCTTTGCGGCCAAGAGCTTTCCGCCGATCGGCGTGACCTATTATCCCTACACCTTCCGCGACGCCGATCACCTGCTGGCCTACACCAAGAGCGACGTCTTCAAGGAACTCGCCAAGGGCTACGAGGACAAGACCGGCCATCGCATCCTGGCGGTGACCTATTACGGCGTCCGCCACACCTCCTCGAACAAGCCGATCAAGACCTGCGCCGACATGAAGGGGCTCAAGATCCGCGTGCCCGACGTGCCGGCCTATCTGGCGATGCCGCGCGCCTGCGGCGCCAACACCGCGCCGATTGCGTTCGCCGAAGTGTATCTCGCCTTGCAGAACGGCACCGTGGAAGCCCAGGAAAACCCGCTCACCACCATCGAGGCCAAGAAGTTCTTCGAGGTGCAGAAGCACATCGTGCTGACCGGCCACATCGTCGATCACCTCAACACGGTGGTGTCCAGCGCGCTGTGGAAGAAGCTGTCCGAGGAAGACCGCAAGATCTTCACCGACGTCGCGCAGGAAGCGGCCGCCAAGGCCACTGCCGAGATCAAGGCCAACGAAGGCAAGCTGGTCGACTTCTTCAAGCAGAAGGGCCTCACCGTGACCGAGGTCAACAAGGACGAGTTCCGCGACACCGTGCTCAAGAACGTGACCTTCGAGAGTTTTGACTATCGCAAGGCCGACTGGGAACGCATCCAGGCGGTGAAGTAA
- a CDS encoding FadR/GntR family transcriptional regulator, protein MPLEAVEARRLYRQVADQLRALIDSGEYRVGSRLPTERDLAEQLKVSRPTVREALIALEVEGRVRIRVGSGIYVSEPAAHALSLPAAEIEGPFELLRAREFMEGAIAEQAARVATPEDIARIDASVEAMATVQHPGEASMVHDRAFHVAVAACLDNAVLVRVVGELFDQRLNPYFAKLAHYFENPQSWNAALAEHRAIRDAIASHDPDAARLSMREHLACSQARFAQNFGTEASTAPRVRERNG, encoded by the coding sequence GTGCCGCTCGAAGCCGTGGAAGCGCGACGTCTTTATCGCCAGGTTGCCGATCAGCTCCGCGCCTTGATCGACAGCGGCGAATACCGCGTGGGCAGCCGTCTCCCGACCGAGCGCGATCTGGCCGAGCAGTTGAAAGTATCGCGCCCGACCGTGCGCGAAGCGCTGATCGCGCTCGAAGTCGAGGGCAGGGTGCGCATTCGCGTCGGCTCCGGGATCTACGTCAGCGAACCGGCGGCGCACGCGCTGTCCTTGCCGGCCGCCGAGATCGAAGGCCCGTTCGAATTGCTGCGCGCCCGAGAGTTCATGGAGGGCGCGATTGCCGAGCAGGCTGCGCGGGTCGCGACGCCGGAAGACATTGCGCGCATCGATGCCTCCGTCGAGGCGATGGCGACGGTGCAGCATCCCGGCGAAGCCTCGATGGTCCACGACCGCGCGTTTCACGTCGCGGTGGCCGCTTGTCTCGACAATGCCGTGCTGGTCCGCGTGGTCGGCGAATTGTTCGACCAGCGGCTCAATCCCTACTTCGCCAAGCTCGCGCACTATTTCGAAAACCCGCAGTCCTGGAACGCGGCGCTGGCCGAGCATCGCGCGATCCGCGACGCCATCGCTTCGCATGATCCCGACGCCGCGCGCCTTTCGATGCGCGAGCATCTGGCCTGTTCGCAGGCGCGATTTGCACAGAATTTCGGAACCGAAGCCTCAACCGCCCCCCGCGTTCGCGAAAGAAATGGTTGA
- a CDS encoding mannitol dehydrogenase family protein — translation MSSKTPKNRASGSQDSDFRLSMANLDRLPAGVRRPAYDRTQVTAGIVHLGIGAFHRAHQAVVLDDLLADGATEWGIVGASLRSPATRDALAPQDCLYTTAIRSGAGTDHRIIGSVLACEVASENPAALIARMADPATRIVSLTVTEKGYCHTPQTGDLDERHPDIVHDLQNPDTPRSAIGFLVAALAQRKAAGTAPFTVLSCDNLSANGRTVRRIATQFGSLRSRDLATWIEAEVAFPSTMVDRIVPETTDIDRSEISSALGMIDAWPVVTEPFTQWIVEERFSAGRPDFAAAGVQMVSDVTPFEHMKLRLLNASHSTLAYLGYLAGHETIASTMTDSRFAALARQIMDDAAPTLTMPGGTDLAAYGASLLQRFANPALHHRTWQIAMDGSQKLPQRLLATMADRLRLGLPIDTHALAVAGWMRYITGKDEQARAIDVRDPLAGELLGIAERAGPVAERLAPALLEVRSIFGALGGDPRVRAAVTEALTKLYALGARQTVQTFQVK, via the coding sequence ATGTCAAGCAAAACACCGAAAAATCGCGCATCCGGTTCGCAAGACAGCGATTTCCGTCTGTCGATGGCCAACCTCGACCGGCTGCCCGCTGGCGTCCGCCGTCCGGCCTATGACCGGACGCAGGTCACGGCGGGCATCGTTCACCTCGGTATCGGCGCCTTCCACCGGGCGCACCAGGCGGTGGTGCTGGATGATCTTCTGGCTGATGGCGCCACCGAGTGGGGAATCGTCGGGGCCAGTCTGCGCAGTCCGGCGACGCGTGATGCCCTCGCCCCGCAGGACTGCCTTTATACGACAGCCATTCGTTCCGGCGCAGGCACCGATCACCGGATCATCGGCTCGGTGCTCGCCTGCGAAGTCGCCAGCGAGAATCCGGCGGCCCTGATCGCGCGCATGGCAGATCCGGCCACGCGGATCGTTTCGCTCACGGTCACCGAAAAGGGCTACTGCCACACGCCGCAAACCGGCGACCTCGACGAACGCCATCCCGACATCGTCCACGATCTGCAGAATCCGGATACGCCGCGCTCGGCCATCGGGTTTCTCGTGGCCGCGCTCGCGCAACGAAAGGCGGCGGGCACCGCCCCCTTCACCGTGCTGTCATGCGACAATCTTTCCGCGAACGGCCGCACGGTGCGGCGGATCGCGACGCAGTTCGGTAGCCTTCGTTCGCGCGATCTCGCCACATGGATCGAAGCCGAAGTGGCCTTCCCGTCCACCATGGTGGACCGAATCGTGCCGGAGACCACCGACATCGACCGATCCGAGATTTCGTCCGCGCTCGGCATGATTGACGCGTGGCCGGTGGTGACGGAGCCGTTCACACAGTGGATCGTCGAAGAGCGCTTTTCGGCGGGACGGCCGGATTTCGCGGCGGCGGGCGTGCAAATGGTTTCGGATGTGACGCCGTTCGAACACATGAAACTGCGGCTGCTCAACGCCAGCCATTCGACGCTGGCCTATCTCGGCTACCTCGCCGGCCATGAGACCATTGCTTCTACCATGACCGACAGCCGCTTCGCAGCGCTGGCGCGGCAGATCATGGATGACGCGGCGCCAACGCTCACGATGCCCGGTGGCACTGATTTGGCGGCCTATGGCGCGTCGCTGCTGCAGCGCTTTGCCAACCCCGCTCTGCATCACCGCACCTGGCAGATCGCGATGGACGGCTCGCAGAAACTGCCGCAGCGGCTGCTTGCCACCATGGCGGACCGGCTGCGGCTTGGGCTTCCGATCGACACCCATGCGCTCGCGGTCGCGGGCTGGATGCGCTATATCACCGGCAAGGATGAACAGGCACGCGCCATCGATGTGCGCGATCCGCTCGCCGGGGAATTGCTGGGAATTGCCGAGCGTGCCGGCCCGGTCGCGGAGCGACTTGCGCCGGCGCTACTGGAGGTACGATCCATTTTCGGCGCGCTCGGCGGCGATCCGCGCGTGCGTGCGGCGGTTACAGAAGCGCTGACGAAGCTTTATGCGCTGGGGGCACGGCAGACGGTGCAGACGTTTCAGGTGAAGTGA
- a CDS encoding RidA family protein, with protein MPVTAPKGPALSVVPDPKTAPSSSGPRVLQPSGWPMPKGYANGMAADGHLVVTGGVIGWDTQENLAPDFIGQVRQTLRNIADILAEGGARPEHLVRLTWYVVDIEEYLANLKELGRIYREIFGAHYPAMALVQVVRLVEKAARVEIEATAVVPR; from the coding sequence ATGCCGGTGACCGCTCCCAAGGGCCCCGCGCTGAGCGTGGTGCCTGATCCCAAGACCGCCCCCTCGTCGTCCGGCCCGCGCGTGCTGCAGCCGAGCGGCTGGCCAATGCCGAAAGGGTATGCCAACGGCATGGCCGCCGATGGCCACCTTGTCGTGACCGGCGGCGTGATCGGCTGGGACACGCAGGAAAACCTCGCGCCCGATTTCATCGGCCAAGTGCGCCAGACGCTGCGCAACATCGCCGATATCCTCGCCGAGGGTGGCGCCCGGCCTGAGCATCTCGTGCGCCTGACCTGGTATGTCGTCGATATCGAGGAATATCTCGCGAACCTGAAAGAGCTCGGCCGCATCTACCGCGAGATTTTTGGCGCGCATTATCCGGCCATGGCGCTGGTGCAGGTGGTGCGGCTGGTGGAGAAGGCGGCACGCGTCGAGATCGAAGCGACGGCGGTGGTGCCGCGCTGA
- a CDS encoding benzoate-CoA ligase family protein, with protein MSGQTPSQNTGQSLGPSGHVDDFARRNLPPPEQWPDLRLDRPEFNYPEYLNAAVELTDRIVEKGFGDRIALIGNGRQRTYKELADWSNRLAHALVEDYGVKPGNRVLIRSGNNPALVAAWLAATKAGAVVVNTMPMLRAGELTKIVDKAEIALALTDSRIADELVACAKTSRFLKQVVNFDGTSNHDAELDRVALNKPVKFNAVKTGRDDVALLGFTSGTTGEPKATMHFHRDLMIVADGYAREVLNVTEDDVFVGSPPLAFTFGLGGLAIFPLRFGATATLLENASPPEMVKIIETYKATICFTSPTAYRAMMAAMDKGADLSSLRLAVSAGETLPAPVFESWTQKTGKTILDGIGSTELLHIFITNRTGDAAAGTTGRPVSGYEAKIVDDDMNELPDGTVGKLAVRGPTGCRYLADKRQSNYVRDGWNLTGDSFVRDADGRLSFVARSDDMIVSSGYNIAGPEVEAALLSHPVVAECGVVGSPDEARGMIVKAYVVLAGGAKGDAALMQVLQDHVKQTIAPYKYPRAIEFVAQLPKTETGKLRRFALRQMAVGGSAPGIAAE; from the coding sequence ATGTCAGGTCAAACTCCCAGTCAAAACACAGGCCAATCTCTTGGCCCGTCGGGCCATGTCGATGATTTCGCGCGGCGAAACCTGCCGCCGCCGGAGCAATGGCCGGACCTGCGGCTCGACAGGCCCGAGTTCAACTACCCCGAATATCTCAATGCCGCGGTCGAACTGACCGACCGCATCGTCGAGAAGGGTTTTGGCGACCGCATCGCATTGATCGGCAACGGCCGCCAGCGCACCTACAAGGAACTGGCCGACTGGTCCAACCGCCTGGCGCATGCGCTGGTGGAGGATTACGGCGTCAAGCCGGGCAACCGGGTCCTGATCCGGTCCGGCAACAACCCGGCGCTGGTCGCGGCCTGGCTCGCCGCCACCAAGGCAGGCGCCGTCGTGGTCAACACCATGCCGATGCTGCGCGCCGGCGAGCTGACAAAAATCGTCGACAAGGCCGAGATCGCGCTGGCGCTGACCGACAGCCGCATCGCCGACGAACTGGTGGCCTGCGCCAAGACCAGCCGTTTCCTCAAGCAGGTGGTGAATTTCGACGGCACGTCCAATCATGACGCCGAACTCGACCGCGTGGCGCTGAACAAGCCGGTGAAGTTCAACGCCGTGAAGACCGGGCGGGATGACGTCGCCTTGCTCGGGTTTACCTCCGGCACCACGGGCGAACCCAAGGCGACGATGCATTTCCACCGCGACCTCATGATCGTCGCGGACGGCTATGCCAGGGAAGTCCTCAACGTCACCGAGGACGATGTCTTCGTCGGCTCGCCGCCGCTCGCTTTCACGTTCGGGCTCGGCGGACTCGCGATCTTCCCGCTGCGATTCGGTGCCACCGCGACGCTTTTGGAAAACGCGTCGCCGCCCGAAATGGTCAAGATCATCGAGACCTACAAGGCGACGATCTGCTTCACCTCGCCGACCGCCTATCGCGCGATGATGGCCGCGATGGACAAGGGCGCCGATCTGTCGTCGCTGCGGCTGGCCGTTTCCGCCGGCGAAACCCTGCCGGCGCCGGTGTTCGAAAGCTGGACGCAGAAGACCGGCAAGACGATTCTGGACGGCATCGGTTCTACCGAACTGCTGCACATCTTCATCACCAACCGCACCGGCGATGCCGCCGCGGGCACGACGGGTCGCCCGGTCTCCGGCTATGAAGCAAAGATCGTCGACGACGACATGAACGAATTGCCCGATGGCACCGTCGGCAAGCTCGCGGTGCGCGGGCCGACCGGATGCCGCTATCTCGCGGATAAAAGGCAATCGAACTATGTGCGCGACGGCTGGAACCTGACCGGCGACTCCTTCGTTCGCGACGCCGATGGCCGGCTGTCCTTTGTCGCCCGCTCGGACGACATGATCGTTTCCTCCGGCTACAACATTGCGGGCCCGGAGGTCGAGGCAGCATTGTTATCGCACCCCGTTGTCGCCGAATGCGGCGTCGTCGGCTCGCCCGACGAGGCGCGCGGCATGATCGTCAAGGCCTATGTGGTTCTGGCGGGCGGCGCCAAGGGCGACGCCGCGCTGATGCAGGTGCTGCAGGACCACGTCAAGCAGACCATCGCACCCTATAAATATCCGCGTGCGATCGAATTTGTCGCGCAACTGCCGAAGACCGAAACCGGTAAGCTGCGGCGCTTCGCGCTGAGGCAGATGGCGGTGGGCGGGTCTGCGCCCGGCATCGCTGCCGAATGA
- a CDS encoding cupin domain-containing protein, producing MAALEKGITASGTGYAGKSWNILGQAYYPKAVTDSTFAFETNSEPGQFVPVHVHPTQDEFILVQEGVLDLKLDGVWVQAKAGDLVRLPRGIPHGYFNKSDKPARALFWVSPMQKLEALFNQLHNLTDPEEVVRISAQHEVDFLPPEANA from the coding sequence ATGGCAGCGCTTGAGAAAGGCATCACCGCCAGCGGCACCGGGTACGCCGGCAAGAGCTGGAACATCCTCGGCCAGGCCTATTATCCAAAGGCCGTGACCGATTCCACCTTTGCGTTCGAGACCAACAGCGAGCCCGGCCAGTTCGTGCCGGTACATGTTCACCCGACGCAGGATGAATTCATCCTGGTGCAGGAAGGCGTGCTCGACCTCAAACTGGACGGCGTCTGGGTGCAGGCCAAGGCCGGCGATCTGGTGCGCCTGCCGCGCGGCATTCCGCACGGCTATTTCAACAAGTCGGACAAGCCGGCGCGGGCGCTGTTCTGGGTGTCGCCGATGCAGAAGCTCGAAGCGCTGTTCAATCAGCTGCACAATCTGACCGACCCCGAAGAGGTGGTCCGGATTTCCGCCCAGCACGAGGTGGATTTTCTGCCGCCCGAAGCCAACGCGTAG